From one Paramormyrops kingsleyae isolate MSU_618 chromosome 1, PKINGS_0.4, whole genome shotgun sequence genomic stretch:
- the LOC111855476 gene encoding T-box transcription factor TBX15-like isoform X3 has product MSCSFGSPSDLGPAARDASPPSSMEEVQVELQCADLWKRFHDIGTEMIITKAGRRMFPAMRVKISGLDPRQQYYVAMDIVPVDNKRYRYVYHSSKWMVAGNADSPVPPRVYIHPDSLASGDTWMRQVVSFDKLKLTNNELDDQGHIILHSMHKYQPRVHVIRKDFSSNLSSTKSIPSGEGVKTFTFPETVFTTVTAYQNQQITRLKIDRNPFAKGFRDSGRNRTGLEAIMETYAFWRPPVRTLTFEDFTNMQKQQGGSTGTSPTTSSPGTPSPSGPSHLLSPSCSPPTFHLAPNTFNMGCRESQLCGLGLPEYPACARGNVAALQGYGGLAESSYSRLQPGGAVASQPSETFLPQRTSSMIASGMPGVAHTSLPGGAGGKMDAYSGQLGSFPAPQLQYMMQAGGSASGPTPSTTSASGSSSSAHVFGSGHHAQQGSYNAFSLHGHYNLYGYNFPTSPRLAPSPEKLTPAQAGFLPPSHGGAFGERQYLPNSMDAAHVIGSSTGSQQGGSTCDSRHYGQPSQMSVHMV; this is encoded by the exons GAGGATGTTTCCGGCCATGAGGGTGAAGATTTCCGGCCTGGATCCCCGTCAGCAGTACTACGTCGCAATGGATATTGTTCCAGTGGACAACAAGAGATACAG GTATGTCTACCACAGCTCCAAGTGGATGGTGGCAGGAAACGCCGACTCCCCCGTGCCCCCCCGCGTCTACATCCACCCGGACTCGCTGGCCTCCGGGGACACCTGGATGAGGCAGGTGGTTAGCTTCGACAAGCTAAAGCTGACCAACAATGAGCTGGACGATCAAGGCCAT ATCATCCTACACTCGATGCACAAATACCAGCCACGGGTGCACGTGATCCGAAAGGACTTCAGCAGCAACCTGTCCTCCACCAAATCCATCCCCAGCGGCGAGGGGGTGAAGACCTTCACCTTTCCCGAAACCGTGTTCACGACTGTCACTGCCTACCAGAACCAGCAG ATCACCCGACTAAAAATTGACCGGAATCCATTCGCGAAAGGATTCCGAGATTCTGGAAGGAACAG GACTGGCTTGGAGGCCATCATGGAGACCTACGCCTTCTGGAGACCTCCAGTGCGAACGCTGACATTTGAGGACTTCACCAACATGCAGAAACAGCAAG GGGGAAGCACAGGCACCTCCCCGACCACCTCCAGCCCAGGAACCCCCTCCCCATCAGGCCCCTCTCACCTGCTGTCCCCGTCCTGCTCCCCACCCACCTTCCACCTGGCGCCCAACACATTCAACATGGGCTGCCGAGAGAGCCAGCTATGTGGCCTGGGGCTGCCTGAGTACCCCGCCTGCGCTCGCGGTAATGTCGCTGCCCTGCAGGGCTACGGCGGCCTGGCCGAGAGCTCATACAGTCGCCTGCAGCCTGGGGGGGCAGTCGCCTCCCAGCCATCGGAAACCTTCCTGCCGCAGAGGACTTCCTCCATGATCGCCAGTGGGATGCCTGGCGTCGCCCACACCTCCCTGCCCGGTGGCGCCGGTGGCAAGATGGATGCCTACAGCGGCCAGCTGGGGTCCTTCCCCGCCCCACAGCTGCAGTACATGATGCAAGCAGGCGGCTCAGCCTCGGGAcccaccccctccaccacctccGCCTCCGGCTCCTCCTCTTCAGCCCACGTGTTCGGCAGTGGGCACCACGCACAGCAGGGATCATACAATGCTTTTTCTCTCCATGGCCACTACAACCTTTATGGATACAATTTCCCTACCTCCCCGAGGCTGGCCCCAAGCCCAGAGAAATTGACGCCGGCCCAGGCGGGCTTTCTACCGCCCTCCCACGGCGGAGCTTTCGGAGAGCGCCAGTATCTGCCCAACAGCATGGATGCTGCACATGTGATCGGCAGTTCCACAGGTAGCCAGCAGGGCGGCAGCACCTGTGACAGTCGTCATTATGGACAACCGTCTCAGATGTCAGTTCACATGGTGTGA